AAATCCGGCAGGGTGCTAACCGCTGTTTGTGCGTTCCAAGATATGTTCCCCTTGTGTTTCCAGTCCCACTTGAAGTCTTTTCTACCACCAGTTGACGTGGTGTAAGTTAGGTCGGGGCGTACACCTAAATCCTGATATAGGTAATTTTTAAATGCGGCAATATATGGTGGAGAAATGGCATCGCTTTGAGGATCGGTGAGTGCGTTTTGAGCAAGTGGGTCTTCGTTAATGCCGGTAAATCGGGAATCAAGCCTCCCAACGGTAAGTTGTTCTTCTTTCAGTAGCGCTTGGAAATATTCACGATTTGTTATTCTTAGGTCTGCTTTTAGCCAGGTGTTTTTGTCAATGCCACTGTATTTGGCAAGTTTTGCTGCCATGGCTTCTTTTTCGTCTGTGCTTAGTCGGTCGCCACGGAGCAGGGCTAGCGCATATTCGGTTTCGGTGAATTGCCTTACTTCGTTTAAGAAGTTTTCCAGATTTTCGGGTTCCCCTTTAATTTTCTTGTGGTACCAAGCGGTTGCAGCGTAGGTAGGAAAATGGATTAAATAGGCAAGGTCGTCTCCTGGTCCAAACAAAAGATGCTGTAATTCAAAAACTGCCGAAACCATTATCACGCCGTTCATAGCAATGCCTTTGTCTTGAAGGTATTTCACCAAACCAGCATTTCTAAAGGTGCCATAGCTTTCTCCCAATAAATACTTAGGGGCATTAAAATTACCCGTTCTAGCTAGAAACTGATCAATAAACAAACCAATGGATCTTATGTCCTGATCAACTCCCCAAAAATCTTCCCATTTGGCCTTTCCAGTGGGTTTGCTGAATCCAACTCCAATGGGATCTATCATTACCAAATCTGCTTTTTCCAAAATGGAATACTCGTTGTTTACTACTTTGTAGGGAGCGGGGAGGGTATATCCAGGATCGTTAATTTCTATCCTTTTTGGGCCTAATATTCCCATGTGTAGCCAGAATGATGCGGATAGGGGGCCGCCGTTAAAAGCAAAAACTATTGGGCGTTTTGGCTTATCCTTCTCGTATTTGCTGTCGATCTTAGATTGTTTTTGGTAATAGGTAAACCCAAATAGAGCAATGGGCTCGTCATTTTCGTCCCTTAACTGAACAGTACCCGTTTCTGTTTTCAAGGAAATTCGTTTTCCGTTGATGGTAAGAGTTTGTTGAGAATGGAAAATCTCTCCTTTTTCAACGGTTTTTTTTGTGGTATCTGAAATGGTGTATGAAAATCCAATGCTTGGAAGGAGGAGGGAAATAATGAGATAAATACTTTTCATGACAAGGTTTTTCGCTTCGGGAAAATAGAAAATTCCCAATGATCCCTCGGTTTTTCCATCATTGATTTAAAAGCATTAACCAAAATTTTTTGTTTTCATCTCGCCTTTCTATTAGTTTGTAGCCTTATCCAGAAAATTAAAAATACCAGATATGATTTCAACGGTTTCATCTAAAGAGGCTATTGCCTTAGAGAATAAATACGGCGCACATAATTACCATCCACTTCCTGTAGTTCTGAGCAAGGGAGAGGGTGTTTTTGTTTGGGATGTAGAAGGAAAGAAATATTACGATTTCCTTTCGGCATATTCCGCTGTAAATCAAGGACATTGCCATCCAAGAATAATTGATGCCTTAACAGAGCAGGCAAAGACTTTAACACTTACCTCTAGGGCTTTTTACAATGATGTGTTGGGTCAGTTTGAGGAAAAAGCTTCCAAATTGTTTGGTTTCGACAAGGTTCTGGCTATGAATTCGGGAGCTGAAGCGGTAGAAACCGCTATAAAGTTAACGCGTAAATGGGCATATGAGAAAAAGGGCTTAGACAAAAACCACGCAAAGATTATTGTTTGTGGAGATAACTTTCACGGAAGAACAACTACTATAGTTTCCTTTTCTACCGATCCTGTTGCGCAAACAAATTTTGGTCCTTTTACTCCTGGGTTTGAATTAATCCCCTACAATGATATTCCTGCTTTAGAGAAAGCTTTAGAGGATCCCAATGTTGCTGGATTCTTGGTTGAGCCCATCCAAGGCGAGGCAGGTGTAATGGTACCAGCTGAAGATTACTTGGAGAAAGCCCATGCGCTGTGTAAGGCGAAAAATGTATTGCTAATTGCCGATGAGGTGCAAACTGGAATTGCGAGAACAGGAAAGTTACTTGCTACTTGTGGAAATTGCTCTTGCGATAAGTCTTGCGGAAAACAGCCACAGGTAAAACCAGATGTTCTTGTCTTAGGAAAAGCAATTTCTGGTGGGGCCTACCCGGTTTCTGCGGTATTGGCAAACAACGAAATTATGGAAGTTATTAAGCCCGGCGAGCACGGTTCTACCTTTGGAGGGAATCCGCTAGGTATGAAAGTGGCCATGGCGGCATTGGATGTAATTCAGGATGAAGCTTTAGCAGAAAATGCAGCGGAGCTTGGTGAATTATTCCGTGCAAAAATGAACGAATACATAGCTAAAAGTAAGGCGGTAAATCTCGTGAGAGGAAAGGGGCTTTTAAATGCCATTGTTATTAATGATAGCGAGGATAGTTCTACGGCCTGGGATATTTGCTTAAAACTTAGGGATAACGGATTATTGGCAAAACCAACTCATGGAAACATCATTAGATTTGCACCACCATTGGTAATGAACAAGGAGCAGTTGTTAGATTGTGTAGAGATCATTACCAAAACCTTGAAGGAATTCGAGGATAAGGTTTAATTTTTATTGATGTCTGAAGTTTCTGAATCTGGTGCTTCTGCACCCAAAAAAGGCAGCCGAAAAAAACGGATAGCCAAGTTTGTCGTAAAACTGGCGGTTTCTTTGGCTGCTTTATATTTTGCCTATACCAAGATAGATTTTCAAGCTTTTAAGGAAAACCTCCGCGAGGCAAATTTGTGGTGGTTTGCATTGGCCGTTCTTTCATTTAATGGTTCCAAAATAATTGCAGCTCTTCGTTTGAGACAATTCTACGCTAACGTTGGGTTAGTGCTTGGGCATGTATACAACCTTAAGCTTTATTATTTAGGGATGTTTTACAACTTGTTTTTACCCGGCGCAATTGGAGGAGACGCCTATAAGGTATATATCCTAAGGGGTAGTGAAAAAATAAAAACTAAGAGTTTAATATGGGCCACTTTGGCCGATAGAATTTCTGGGCTTTGCCTACTGGTTGTATTGGGTGGTGGATTTTATTTTGCCAGTCATTTTCCAATTTGGGAGGAGCATCTTATAACTATAGGTGTAATTGCGGCTGTGTTATTTTGCTTGCCCGCTTTCTATTTTGGTTTTAGGTGGATACTTGATAAGCAGGTGGTACAAAAATTTTGGAAAACCACTAGTTATAGTTTTTGGGTGCAATTGGGGCAGGTAGCCAGCGCAATGTGTTTGCTTTATGCATTACACGTAGATGCAAATTATATGGATTACCTAACCCTGTTTATGCTTTCCTCGGTTGCCGCGGTTATACCTTTAACAATAGCCGGTGTTGGGATGCGGGAGCTGGTATTTTTATACGGAACATCTTACTTGCTAATATCCGAGGACAAAGCAGTAGCCTTCGCCTTGCTGTTTTTCTTTTCTATGGCTATTTCCAGTTTATTTGGAGTTATTTTCGCCTTTAAACCCATAGATCAAGATATTTCCTATCCATGAAACCTGGCCTAATAGAGCGATTAGAAAATCATTATAGAACCCATCCCAACACCTGGTATTTAGGAATAGCTATCCTAGCTTTTTTGGTTTATCATTTTCGACTTGGCTTTTTGCCCTTAAGAGCCGATGAACCAACTCGTACAGTGGTTGCGCTAGAAATGATGCTTTCGGGTAATTACTGGACCCCAACCATAAATGGCGAGTGGTATTACCGCAAACCTCCTTTCTACAATTGGATTTTAATTGGGCTGATGCAATTAACGGGCTCAAAGTCTGAGTTTCTGTTGCGTTTACCAAGTTCTGTTCCCTTGTTCTTATTCGCTTTCACCATTTTTCAACACAGCAAAAAATACATCTCGCATTTCGCTGCGTTTTTGGCAGCTTTGATGTTTGTGCTCTGTGGGCGCATGCTGATTTATGCCTCTTTTCTTGGACATATCGATATTTTTTATTCATGGATTACCTATTTGGGATTCATTGTGTTATTCGAAAAGGGTAAGCAAGGCAAGTGGCTTGAAGCTCTGATGTATAGCTACATTCTGCATGCTATTGGATTTTTGTGTAAAGGATTACCCAGTGTGTTGTTTACTGGATTAAGTGCCATTGCTATTATTTGCCTCTTTAGTAATTGGAAGAAGATTTTTTCCTGGCAGCACATCCTATCATTTTTGATTTTTGCAGGAATTATAAGTGCTTACTTTTCGGTTTATAATCAGTACAACGATTTAGATGGATGGGTTGCCCAATTGTGGGATCAAAGTGCACAACGCACCGTTATCGATGAGGATAAGCAGTGGTGGGAAGGATTAGTTAGCATCATAAAATTTCCTGTAGATCATTTAATGCACCTCGCACCCTTTTTGCTTTTCATCCCTGTGTTTTTTCTAAAGGGGTTTAGAACAAGAATTAAAGAGAGTTCATTCTTAAAGGCCTTTGGTTTGATTTTTTTGGTGAATATTCCGGTGTACTGGCTGTCTCCAGGGTATTACCCACGTTACTTGTTTATGTTATATCCCATTGTTTTTATTTTCTTGGGATATTACTATACCGTGCATAAGAATCATAAAGTTATCCGCGGATTAGAAATGTTTCTAGGGGGTATACTTATCCTTTTAACCCTGGCTCCATTTGCGGTTTTATTTGTTGATTTTAAGGTAGAGCAAGGATTTATTAAAGCTTTACTCTGTTTTCTGATCATTGGAGTAGGTACCTTCTTATACTGGAGGCATGGTGCTCGCCGCTGGTTATATCTATTTGTTTGTTTGATAGGAGTGAGGCTTGCTTTCAACTTTTTTGTAATGGAACACCGGTATCGGTTTGATAGAACGGTGGAATACAAGGAGGATGCGATTGCAGTTGCCAAGTTAACGGCGGGAAGCCCTTTGTATCTATTTCCAGCTACTCCCATAAACCATGAAAGCACTTTTTATGTCGAGGTGGAGCGCAATGAAATTCTAAGGTACCATGAGGGAGAATTAAATCCCGGTGATTATCTAATTGCCCGCTACGATGTTTCGCATGAATACGACGAAAATATTGCTCTTGAAGAAGTAGCCGAAATGCAAATTCGCTACGAAAAATTACGCCTTAAAGTATTTAAGGCGGTTAAAAGAGAGCAGTAAGCTTTAAGTTAATTCTTCGGCGTGTTAGGTAATTTGGTATGGCGAATTGACCACCACTTACATCTTTAATCCAAGTGTGGTTTACCACGTTTTGGGCATCTAATAGGTTTAATATTTCCACACTGAAATTCAGGCTTTTAAGATTTTTACGAAGCCCGGAATATTCTTTACCCGCTTTAATAAACTCTTTGCTAAAGCCAACATCAACTCGTTTGTAGGAGGTGGTTCTTAAAATGTCTTTGTAGCGATTAAAATCTGGAGGTCCAAAGGGAAGTCCCGTTCCAAATAGGAAGTTTAGTTGAACGGTTAAGTCCTCAAAGCCAGGCATTTGGTCTCTAAAAAACATCCCAAATCGCAGGCGTTGATCGGTTGGGCGAGGAATAAAACCAGGGAAATTTACAATGGTGTCTACTGGGGTTTTATTAAATGAAAAAGAGGGTATGGTATCGCCATCGGAGTTTAGATAGATTTCCTCTCTGTCGTTAAATAAATCTTCCTCGGTGCTCAAAACTCCAAGGCTTAACCAAGATTCCAGTCCTTCGATAAACTCCCCGTTTAATTTAACATCAAAACCCGTGGCATAACCTTTTGCACTGTTTTCGCCGTAGTAACGAATCCGAACGTTCTCTAACTCGTATGGAATAAGATTATCGTAGTCTTTATAATAAAATTCGGAGAGTAACTTAAATGGGCGGTCCCAGATTATTAGGCCATATTCTAGGCTTAATACATAATGTGTTGATTTTTGCGCCCTAATATCTGGAGAAATAACACCATTTAAGCTTCTTAAATCTCTATAGAATGGGGGTTGGTAATACTGTCCGTACGAAAGGCGAACTACCATTTCTCTGTTAACCGAAAGGCTATCATTAATTTGGTTAATGATTTTGGGATAAAAAGCGATGGAAGCCCGGGGACCCGCCACAAATTGATTGTTATACTGATAGTAATGTCCTCTAAACCCTGCGTTTATGGCCAACTCCGCATCTTTGGGTAAATCAATTTTCCACTCGTCCTCAGCAAAAAACTGAATACGCGAAGTGTTTAGTTTGTTTCGGGCACGTAAATTTTCAAAAACCAGAAGTTGGTTTGGATCCCTTGGGATGGAATAATCGGCAGAATCTACGTATTGGTATTCCTTTACCTTCTCTGTAAAGTTTTCAATAGAATACGACGCTCCCGTTCTAATAAAGTGTCTTCCAAGGCTATAGCTGTGTCTAGCTTGAATGCTGCTTACATTTCCGTCAATGCGGTTTCTAGCGTTGTTTAAGAAGCCTCCGATTCCAAGGTTTCGAACCACGTCGCCGAATTCATCGGATCCAAAATCTCTATTGGTTTCGTCAAGGCGGTACTGCCCAACGATATCGAAGTTCTCGGTTTGTACTGTTCCGAAATTACTAAGGGTTACATTTAGCTTACTTCGGTTAGAAAATTGGTGGTTGATTTCCAGTGCGGTCGTGGTGGCAGATTGCCGAGACTCTTCCTGTCCGTCAAAGAAAACAGTGAATTTAAGTGCTTGAGCAAATCCTCCAAAATCTGTTTCGCGGGTTTGAGGAACAAATCGAAAGCGGTTATTGCTGTGCACTGCCAATAATCCTATCTCGGTTTTATCTGAAAGTTGATGCGTCCCGTAGAATTGAGCATCCCAGAATTGAGGTTGATACTCTCCTCGGGTTTCTAGACTTCCGAGAAGCAGGCCGTTTGCTCTGTATCGGATACCACCTATGTAGGTCCATTTTCCATCCAAGCTTGCTGAGCCGGCTGCAAAATTTCCTCCCATAAGTCCCAACTCGGCCTCACCTTCAAACTTTTTAGGCTTTTTGTAGGTGATGTCTAAAACAGACGACATTTTATCCCCATAACGGGCAGCAAATCCACCGGCTGAGAAGTTTATGTTCTCTACCATGGCAGAATTTATAAAGCTCAACCCTTCTTGCTGTCCAGCTCTAACCAAAAATGGGCGGTAAACTCTAATTCCGTTTACGTAAACCAAATTTTCGTCGTAGCTACCGCCCCTTACCGAGTAGGAGGCTGATAATTCGTTATTTATAGCAACCCCAGCTTGGGCGCCTAAGACTTGCTGAATAAAGTCTCCAGAGGCGGAGGGGATTTCTGAAATGTCTTTTGCGGATAATTTTTGAAGATTATCTGTTCTGGCCTTTTCTTCAATAAGTACTTCTGAAAGTTGTAGGTAATCCAGTTCGAACTTTAGTTTTACCTCGTTTCCTTTCGGTTGAATGACTCTGTAAAATGGCTGAAACCCCGTGTGTCTTACTTGAATTTTTACCTTCTGGTAATTGCCGTTAAAACTAAAAGTACCATCCTCCGTTGAAACGGCCACCACACTGTCGTTGGCTATAATGATAGCGTTTGGAACGGGGCTTCCAGTTTCTTCGGTAATCCATCCGGAGAATGTTGTTTGAGCGAAGGTGCTCGTAAAGGCAAAGGCTAGAAATAAGCAGAGAAAACTACGGATCAAAATTCCTTTAATTTTTTTCGCGTTTAAATTTTCCTTCTTGCCAAGCCTTAAAGAATTGAGCCCAGGCAAAGGGGTTTAACAATTGAATAGGGGGTGCCTGACCAGCGTAATACAGTCGATTTTGGATCTGCTGCATTTGATATTTGTAATTCGCTGTACCATCCATAGGCATTTCGAGCATGCGTTTGTAAAGCACCCTAGGATCTAAGTTTTTTTGAGCTCGAGCAATTTCGTCGTCGGCCACATTAAGGGCAAGAAAAGCCTCCTTAAACTCATCTGGAGTAGGCCAAGGGTAAATAACGGTTTCGGTCAGGTAAACCGTATCGCTATTCATTACCTGAACAATGGAGTATTTGTTATCGGTAAGCGTGTCAGGAATTTGGTAATACGCTCGTTTGTATCCAACCGAGGAGAATAAAATACTGTCGCCTAATTCGGCTGCAAAAGAGAAGTAACCGTAATAATCTGTCGAGGTACCAATTCCCTTGTTAACGATTAAGATGTTAGTGTAGGGAAGTGCTCTTAGAGAATCGGCGGTAACGACTACCCCTGAAAATTGAATAACATTCTCTGGATTTTTCTCAGATACCTGCGCCCCGACAAAAGTGGTGAAAAGGCAAAAAGCAAAAGCTAAAATAAATCGATACAACATGGGGCCTTAAAGATACATTTAATAGCTGGTAAACGTTCCCGAATAGCTTTCAAGATTGCCAACTTTATCTAAAATTTCTACACGTAAAACGTGTTTTCCGGGTTTTATTCTTTCCGTATCAAAAATGTGGGTTAAGGCCCCCGTTCTGTAGTCGTAACTTGCCAGTACCCATTGGTCGTCTATATACATGTTGTATTCCTGAATACCACTGCCGCTATCCTTAATCCTAAAGCGCAGGCTATTTCCATTTCTAACTTCCTTTCCAGGATAAAAGGAAAGTGGTTTTATATATGGATTAAGGGTGTCAACAAGTAAGGTGTAGGTTCCAAATTCTCTGTTTTTGGCCTCGAACCAAGCGCCGTGTACCTCTCCAGGATTATCTGGATAAGCTCTTCCATTTGCAGCTACTTTACCCAGGTGGATCTTATTAGCCTTGGGCATAAGCGTTTCTGGAATTTTTAGTCGTAAGGTGTAAGATTTTTGTGCGCCATAGGTTTCATCACCAACCGTTAAAACAGGGAGGCCGTTGTTATCGGTGCTGCTTTTAAAATCCATGTATTCAGATAAGTATAAGCAGCTGCTTGGGATGGCTACGCTTGCAATGTCTGACTTCCATTCAAAAGGTTTTTTACAATCTACCCATTGTTGGTTGGGGTTAGCTTCTATAATTCGGGTGCTAGGTTGTGCGGTGCATTGAACTGTAAATTCGAGGGTGGAGGCATTTCCAGCCACGTCTTCAACTGTTATTTTTATTGGTATTTCTCCTTCGCCAATGCATTGCAGGGCCCCGTTTCGCTTTCGGATATTGTATATATCTAGCGGGTTATTTTCTACGGTATATAAACGGTGATAATGTTTTCGGTATTTTTTGTAGTTGCGATAATCGATATGGGCATTCATGTAGCGGTTGGTGCTAAAGTCTAGCTCATCGATTTCGAATTGATACAAAATGTCGTTTCCAGCACTAAGGGTTACCTTGTACACGCCGCACTTATTGTTGGCTGCATCTAGGCGATCTATAGTATGCAATGCAAAACCAATATTCCCATGTGCCGAAATGGTTTCTCCGGGTTTTAAACTGTAATTGCCATAACTACCACCCATTGAGAAATTTGCATAATGGGTATTGTTGACATGACTTTTATCGTCGAGTGCGTACACCGAGAGGCCATAAATAGACGGAGCTTTGTTATCGGCAATTTTAAAAGGGTATTTCAAGGGGTTAATGGGGCGCTCGGTTTTGGTATCTCTAATTTCAAAGTGAAGGTGCGGCCCGCCAGAGGAACCGCTATTTCCGCTTTTCCCAATTTCATCTCCCTTTTTAAACACAAATTTTCCCGCGGGAGGAAAGGTATTGATGTCGTATGATTTTTGGGCGTATTGTTGATCTTCTATCCAAGCTTCGATTTCGGGAGAAAAAGAATTGAGGTGGGCGTATACACTAGTTTGTCCGTTGGGGTGATTTATGTATAAAGCTTTGCCGTATCCGTATGGTGATACCTTTACCCTTGCAACGGTTCCGTCGGTGATGCAAAAAACGGGTAAACCAATTCTACCTTGTGTTTTTATATCCAAACCAGAGTGAAAATGGTTGGATCTTATTTCTCCAAAATTTCCAGAAAGTACCAGGGGGATATTAAGAGGGGGGTGAAAATCTTGTGCGAGGGCACGAAATTGACAAAAAAGAAAAATAAAAAGGTAAATAGCTGGTTTATAAGGCATACGGAGATTAGAAATTTGCGCGAAAATAAAAGAATAGTTCGGCTCCATAAATAAACTAAACAATAGTTGTGAAAGTCTATTGTTTTACCCGTTTACAAAATTACATTTGCGTTATATATTTGCAGGATGAGTGAATTGTCTGATCTAGTTTTTAGGTTAAGCAAAAAGTTAGAGCGCGTATTGCAGCACGCTGAATCTTTAAAGGAGGAATTGTCCGAAAAGGACAGAGAGATTAATTCCTTAAAAGCTTTGCTAAAAGAAAAGGAGCAGGAATTTACCCGTGTAAATGAAAAGTTGGTTCTTTTGGAAACTGCCGGCGCCATTGGTGGCGAAGCCGAGGAGGGGAAAAGAGAGGCCAGGCTTAAGATTAACGAATTAGTTAGGGAAATAGATAAATGCATAGCCTTGCTTAACAAGTAGGTTTCGACATGAGTGATTTATCGATAAAAATAACAGTAGGAGGTAGGGTATATCCTTTAACGGTAAGCGTTGAGGAGGAAGAATTTATCCGTAAGGCCGCCGATTTAATCGAGGATCACGTAAAGAAATTTCAGGAAAACTACGCTGTAAAAGATAAGCAGGATCTATTGGCTATGACGGCATTACAAATTGCTACGCAAAACTTATTGCTAAGTGATAAAAAAGAAGTAGATGCCGCTAAAAACGAGTTGGAGCAAATAGAAGCTAAACTCGATTTTTACTTAGAAAACACCTCTATTTAGTCCTTCTCTTTTCGTTAGTTTCTTAGGCCATGTTTAATATTTTTAAGTGTTACAAACATGGATTTAACGAGTATTTTAATTGGCGGGATAGGTGGTTTAGTCGTAGGGGCTGGGCTTACCATCTTGCTTTCCAACCTCTTGTTGGGCAATAGAAAAAAAGCAATAATTGCCGAGGCAGAGAAAGAGGCAGAGGTAATTAAGAAGGATAAAATTATCCAGGCAAAAGAAAAATTTTCCTCTCTTAAAGAAGAGCACGAAAAGCTGATTAATGAGCGCAATAAAAAGCAGCAGCAGATCGAGGATAAGCTTAATAAAAGAGAAGAAAATATAAAGCAACGTCACGAGGAAATTAAGCGC
The window above is part of the Luteibaculum oceani genome. Proteins encoded here:
- a CDS encoding S10 family peptidase codes for the protein MKSIYLIISLLLPSIGFSYTISDTTKKTVEKGEIFHSQQTLTINGKRISLKTETGTVQLRDENDEPIALFGFTYYQKQSKIDSKYEKDKPKRPIVFAFNGGPLSASFWLHMGILGPKRIEINDPGYTLPAPYKVVNNEYSILEKADLVMIDPIGVGFSKPTGKAKWEDFWGVDQDIRSIGLFIDQFLARTGNFNAPKYLLGESYGTFRNAGLVKYLQDKGIAMNGVIMVSAVFELQHLLFGPGDDLAYLIHFPTYAATAWYHKKIKGEPENLENFLNEVRQFTETEYALALLRGDRLSTDEKEAMAAKLAKYSGIDKNTWLKADLRITNREYFQALLKEEQLTVGRLDSRFTGINEDPLAQNALTDPQSDAISPPYIAAFKNYLYQDLGVRPDLTYTTSTGGRKDFKWDWKHKGNISWNAQTAVSTLPDLASALKQNPNLKVLILNGYFDLATVFYGVEHSVNHLNLPDNLRENVIMKYYEAGHMMYTHPPSMKKFKEEVDQFIEQTQH
- the rocD gene encoding ornithine--oxo-acid transaminase, whose product is MISTVSSKEAIALENKYGAHNYHPLPVVLSKGEGVFVWDVEGKKYYDFLSAYSAVNQGHCHPRIIDALTEQAKTLTLTSRAFYNDVLGQFEEKASKLFGFDKVLAMNSGAEAVETAIKLTRKWAYEKKGLDKNHAKIIVCGDNFHGRTTTIVSFSTDPVAQTNFGPFTPGFELIPYNDIPALEKALEDPNVAGFLVEPIQGEAGVMVPAEDYLEKAHALCKAKNVLLIADEVQTGIARTGKLLATCGNCSCDKSCGKQPQVKPDVLVLGKAISGGAYPVSAVLANNEIMEVIKPGEHGSTFGGNPLGMKVAMAALDVIQDEALAENAAELGELFRAKMNEYIAKSKAVNLVRGKGLLNAIVINDSEDSSTAWDICLKLRDNGLLAKPTHGNIIRFAPPLVMNKEQLLDCVEIITKTLKEFEDKV
- a CDS encoding lysylphosphatidylglycerol synthase transmembrane domain-containing protein — translated: MSEVSESGASAPKKGSRKKRIAKFVVKLAVSLAALYFAYTKIDFQAFKENLREANLWWFALAVLSFNGSKIIAALRLRQFYANVGLVLGHVYNLKLYYLGMFYNLFLPGAIGGDAYKVYILRGSEKIKTKSLIWATLADRISGLCLLVVLGGGFYFASHFPIWEEHLITIGVIAAVLFCLPAFYFGFRWILDKQVVQKFWKTTSYSFWVQLGQVASAMCLLYALHVDANYMDYLTLFMLSSVAAVIPLTIAGVGMRELVFLYGTSYLLISEDKAVAFALLFFFSMAISSLFGVIFAFKPIDQDISYP
- a CDS encoding ArnT family glycosyltransferase; the encoded protein is MKPGLIERLENHYRTHPNTWYLGIAILAFLVYHFRLGFLPLRADEPTRTVVALEMMLSGNYWTPTINGEWYYRKPPFYNWILIGLMQLTGSKSEFLLRLPSSVPLFLFAFTIFQHSKKYISHFAAFLAALMFVLCGRMLIYASFLGHIDIFYSWITYLGFIVLFEKGKQGKWLEALMYSYILHAIGFLCKGLPSVLFTGLSAIAIICLFSNWKKIFSWQHILSFLIFAGIISAYFSVYNQYNDLDGWVAQLWDQSAQRTVIDEDKQWWEGLVSIIKFPVDHLMHLAPFLLFIPVFFLKGFRTRIKESSFLKAFGLIFLVNIPVYWLSPGYYPRYLFMLYPIVFIFLGYYYTVHKNHKVIRGLEMFLGGILILLTLAPFAVLFVDFKVEQGFIKALLCFLIIGVGTFLYWRHGARRWLYLFVCLIGVRLAFNFFVMEHRYRFDRTVEYKEDAIAVAKLTAGSPLYLFPATPINHESTFYVEVERNEILRYHEGELNPGDYLIARYDVSHEYDENIALEEVAEMQIRYEKLRLKVFKAVKREQ
- a CDS encoding TonB-dependent receptor: MIRSFLCLFLAFAFTSTFAQTTFSGWITEETGSPVPNAIIIANDSVVAVSTEDGTFSFNGNYQKVKIQVRHTGFQPFYRVIQPKGNEVKLKFELDYLQLSEVLIEEKARTDNLQKLSAKDISEIPSASGDFIQQVLGAQAGVAINNELSASYSVRGGSYDENLVYVNGIRVYRPFLVRAGQQEGLSFINSAMVENINFSAGGFAARYGDKMSSVLDITYKKPKKFEGEAELGLMGGNFAAGSASLDGKWTYIGGIRYRANGLLLGSLETRGEYQPQFWDAQFYGTHQLSDKTEIGLLAVHSNNRFRFVPQTRETDFGGFAQALKFTVFFDGQEESRQSATTTALEINHQFSNRSKLNVTLSNFGTVQTENFDIVGQYRLDETNRDFGSDEFGDVVRNLGIGGFLNNARNRIDGNVSSIQARHSYSLGRHFIRTGASYSIENFTEKVKEYQYVDSADYSIPRDPNQLLVFENLRARNKLNTSRIQFFAEDEWKIDLPKDAELAINAGFRGHYYQYNNQFVAGPRASIAFYPKIINQINDSLSVNREMVVRLSYGQYYQPPFYRDLRSLNGVISPDIRAQKSTHYVLSLEYGLIIWDRPFKLLSEFYYKDYDNLIPYELENVRIRYYGENSAKGYATGFDVKLNGEFIEGLESWLSLGVLSTEEDLFNDREEIYLNSDGDTIPSFSFNKTPVDTIVNFPGFIPRPTDQRLRFGMFFRDQMPGFEDLTVQLNFLFGTGLPFGPPDFNRYKDILRTTSYKRVDVGFSKEFIKAGKEYSGLRKNLKSLNFSVEILNLLDAQNVVNHTWIKDVSGGQFAIPNYLTRRRINLKLTALF
- a CDS encoding carboxypeptidase-like regulatory domain-containing protein, giving the protein MLYRFILAFAFCLFTTFVGAQVSEKNPENVIQFSGVVVTADSLRALPYTNILIVNKGIGTSTDYYGYFSFAAELGDSILFSSVGYKRAYYQIPDTLTDNKYSIVQVMNSDTVYLTETVIYPWPTPDEFKEAFLALNVADDEIARAQKNLDPRVLYKRMLEMPMDGTANYKYQMQQIQNRLYYAGQAPPIQLLNPFAWAQFFKAWQEGKFKREKN
- a CDS encoding M23 family metallopeptidase; translation: MPYKPAIYLFIFLFCQFRALAQDFHPPLNIPLVLSGNFGEIRSNHFHSGLDIKTQGRIGLPVFCITDGTVARVKVSPYGYGKALYINHPNGQTSVYAHLNSFSPEIEAWIEDQQYAQKSYDINTFPPAGKFVFKKGDEIGKSGNSGSSGGPHLHFEIRDTKTERPINPLKYPFKIADNKAPSIYGLSVYALDDKSHVNNTHYANFSMGGSYGNYSLKPGETISAHGNIGFALHTIDRLDAANNKCGVYKVTLSAGNDILYQFEIDELDFSTNRYMNAHIDYRNYKKYRKHYHRLYTVENNPLDIYNIRKRNGALQCIGEGEIPIKITVEDVAGNASTLEFTVQCTAQPSTRIIEANPNQQWVDCKKPFEWKSDIASVAIPSSCLYLSEYMDFKSSTDNNGLPVLTVGDETYGAQKSYTLRLKIPETLMPKANKIHLGKVAANGRAYPDNPGEVHGAWFEAKNREFGTYTLLVDTLNPYIKPLSFYPGKEVRNGNSLRFRIKDSGSGIQEYNMYIDDQWVLASYDYRTGALTHIFDTERIKPGKHVLRVEILDKVGNLESYSGTFTSY
- a CDS encoding cell division protein ZapA, with protein sequence MSDLSIKITVGGRVYPLTVSVEEEEFIRKAADLIEDHVKKFQENYAVKDKQDLLAMTALQIATQNLLLSDKKEVDAAKNELEQIEAKLDFYLENTSI